In Phoenix dactylifera cultivar Barhee BC4 unplaced genomic scaffold, palm_55x_up_171113_PBpolish2nd_filt_p 000292F, whole genome shotgun sequence, the following are encoded in one genomic region:
- the LOC103699947 gene encoding uncharacterized protein LOC103699947, whose translation MGLDLWRRRGMGWCSPSGPKQAATTLICFLTGVALFVTGAHLSYVHIAPQQARTRARDELVLDYLRKKHDGGK comes from the coding sequence ATGGGCTTGGACTTGTGGAGACGGCGTGGAATGGGTTGGTGCTCTCCCTCTGGTCCGAAGCAGGCAGCCACGACGCTCATCTGCTTCCTGACCGGCGTGGCGCTGTTCGTCACCGGCGCCCACCTCTCCTACGTCCACATCGCCCCCCAGCAAGCTCGCACCCGCGCCCGCGACGAATTGGTCCTCGATTACCTCCGCAAGAAGCACGACGGTGGCAAATAA